The genomic region GGCAGTGGCACACCAGCTAGGCCTACAAACAGTATAGTATGTCACATCAAATCTACTCTTAAGTGACAAAGCAAACTGCACCGATTGTCTGTCTGCCCTTCATTTAGAGTTTATCTTCCATTCATTTTCTGCGGTGTGCCACCGGTGGTGTTTGACTGGAGACTGAATTGCCACATTCTCTGATGTTTCTGCATGGTGAATCGATATGCCATCGGTAAAGAGCGATTTCTAGAGCGATCAGAGAGCATGAGTGGGGAGCCAAAAGGCAACCAACAAGTAGAAAAAAATAGGTCACTTTTACCGGTGACATTATCCACTCTTTTGCAGCTTGCTAAATGAGCTTCATATGCAATGTATAGGATcatggtagctagctaagtgtACAGACACAATCCTCAAAACACTAAATGATTCCTCAAAGCAAGCTTGACACCAAGCCCAGAGCCCTGGGTTTGGACACcaccctctacaactggatcctggacttcctgataggcagaccacaggctgtgaggattggcaacaacacctcctccacactgactgcTAACACATCGGCCCCCCTGGGGTGTGTCCCAAGCCCTCtgctctactccctgttcacccatgacagtGTGCCTTTGCACGACACCAACTACATCATCAAGTTGATTACAccacagttgtaggcctgataaccaacaatgatgagtcagcctatagggaggaggtaagtgaagtggcattgtggtgccaggacaaaacctctccctcaacgtcagaaaAAAAAGGAGTTGGTCGTTGACTTCAAgaagcagaggagggaacatgccctgatccacatcaacaggactaCCATAAAGAGTCAgcagtttcaagttcctcggggaccacatcactgaggacttgACATgtaccaacaacaccaccactcttgtcaagagggaGCAACAGCATCTCTACTTCCTAAGGCAGCTGAAAAGATTCTGCATGCCACTCAGGTCATCTCCAAATACtaccgctgcaccatcgagagcgtcctgaccggttgcatcacggcctggtatGGGAATTGCTCTGTCTACGTCCGCAAAGCCCTCCAGCAGGTGGTgaagatggcccagtacatcactgggaccgtgctaccacccatccaggacatctactcgaaacggtgcctgaggaaggcccgcagcatcatcaaggacttTACACACCCCAGCATCAGCTGTTAACTCCCTTACCGTCGGGCAGACAGTATTGGATCATGAgatctgataccaacaggctcagagacagtttctatctacaacccaccagactgctgaacacttgaactggactgagtacctgctctgattctccacaccttagcacacacacacacacacacacacacacacacacacacacacacacacacacacacacacacacacacacacacacacacacacacacacacacacacacacacacacacacacacacacacacacacagcaatcatAAACTtgcttgaccacacacacacacaccacaactgctgctaccagactcttattatgcttgctaaatactgcacaatttaaacacttgtcCCACAATCATCCTTTCCCCAAAACAAGTGTAAATATTTTACTCTAAATTGTGCCTTcttgtattatacttatgctaagGTATAATACatgtttattatattctactgagaCATTTATTTAATGTTAGTATTCTTTCATTTGATTATTTCTTATTGTGggactcctctcctcctgccctctCCCTAATGACCATGGAACTGACTGGTGAGGTGATAACAATATCACTTACGGCATATGATGAGGACTATCATCTATCTAGATCAGGGGTCACCAAGGAGAGGCATTGAGGATGACCACATTACAGTCATGTAATGGGTCACTTATTATTGCCATCAGCTTACCTCTATATGATCATCACTCTGAAAGTAGGTATAAAAGCAATAGGAAGTGAAACATAGCTGATGTATTGGTAGGCTGTACAGCATCAGTGATGCTGCATCGAACAACATCCGGTTGACGTAACACTATTTAGATACATTCAGAGTGGGAATGTATTGTTTAACTCTATGGCCCTGGGCTTAATAAACTGTTCCTGCGTGTGATTGGTTGATCTGAGAAGAAGTTACAAGATTTGGGCTTAAAAACACTCATTCTGTTTCCCAGTCCCATCCAGGCCAATGGTTTGCCTCCTATGGGACAAAGAATACTTTGAATGTTATTTTTAGGTTTGGAAAAGCTCATCTGCTTTTCCCTAGGTGAGAGGCAGCCCATCTGATCCCATCAAACATCATGCTCCCTTTCCCTGTGCCTCAGCCCAGCTgtctaatgctctctctctctctctctctctctccctctctctctctctccctctctctctctctccctctctctcaattcaatccaATTcagggggctttattggcatgggaaacatgtgttaacattgccaaagcaagtgaggtagataatatacaaaagtgaaaaaaaacaataaaaatgaacagtaaccaTTACaaatacagaagtttcaaaacaaaaaaagacatcataaatgtcatatatatatatatatatatatatatatatatatatatatatatatatatatatatatatatatatatatatatatatatatatatacagtcttgtaacaatgtacaaatggttaagggtacacaagggaaaataatatctctctctctcgcctatgatgagaggggggaagagggatgtgagtgatgattatgatgatggtgtggtggtgatgAAAAAACTGATGACGTTGACAGTTATCACAATTATGTTAAATATATGCTATTGTAACATATTGTTGAAGGTCCTATAATTGAGCGAGTACTATGTGTTTTAAACATCTGTTTGTGTTCGACTCACATGAAGGACTACACATACCAGAGCTCCATATTAGCAGGGCACAGAGGGGAGTGCCTGTCTGTCTAGTGGTTTGAGGGGAAGTTCCAGTGAGAATGAAGAATGTGCTACAGAAAGAACCCAAACTATTAGAATCTGCCAAAAATAATACATATATTTCACCTGGCAAAGTGGCAAGTTTTAATCTGATCTGCATTCCATTGAAAACCAGTAAAAGACAATTAAAAACCGGGCCCAGAGTGGAGGTGTAGCGTAAGATTTAAAGGTGTAGAGACTAAAGAAAGATTGGCTGAATGATAAATATAATATTTATTACATTTGCTTCATGCTTCGATTTAGATATGGCAGCTTATTCCCTCCTCATTGGTATCAATTTATTGAAATGCAATTAAACCTCCTAAGAATATGATTTTTAAACAATATTTCTGGTCAAAGTCAATATTATCCGTGCTTTAGTTTACGGTGTTTTCAAATAGCATGTTAGTCCTTTACAGTCGCGGCACTAGGACCCTGTAATAGGTGCAGCAGGATATCCCTCTGGACTCCGTTGGGAAACCGGACGCATGCGCTCATTTTACTAGCAGCACCTCTCGATCGGTACAGCACGCGGAGTGGGATAAAATATAACAAAACGTTGTACCTGCTTAAAGGAGCCGTGGTCTGTGTGGTACCACCAACCAACTCACCGCGTTTTCAAAGAAAACCTCCATTGCTTGGATCTTGAACGGAAAATATTGAAAGTGGTTTTTATAAAGAAGGAACTGAGAAACGACTTTAACAAGTGGATACTGTAGGTTAGTGGTACTTTGGCAGACGcctaagatatatatatatataaacgagATTACTCGGCAAGGAAGATGAGAAAAACAATACCTGCAAATTAGGACCAGCTGCTCAGGACTTCTACAGAAGTGGTCCATTGGACAAGAATGGCTTGATTTTTTTTTTGGCGTGAATGATGGGCAGATTTTGACAGCAGCACTCATGCTTCACGGAAAGAAAAAGAAAGTTTGTTGCGTCTGATTTGGATATTATATTCTGAGACACGTTGTGTTGTCTATATTGCTATAAATCGGCGAGACCACCTGTTTGGTGTCGGATATTCATCATGTCCAAAGTGATCCAAAAGAAGAATCACTGGACCACTAAAGTTAACGAGTGCGCGGTCCTCAAAGACGCTCGCGGTGACTTAAATGTGCAATTGCTCGGTGGTGCGGAGAACGGAGAGTTCGCCTACATCGGACAAGTTAACGATGGTATCGTGGTTTACAAAAATGGAAGATTAACAGAGGGGGCGTTGATATTGGAAGTAGAGAACCTCTCGATCTCTGGGTTGCCCCTGTATGATGTACAGACAGTGATAAAGAATTGCAGTGGTCCCATCAGATTGAGAACGGTCAGACAAGGTAAGAGATGGCactgaagcagcagcagcagagcgtCCCAGAGCGCCTCAATCGTCCACACTGAGTGATGTATGAAAGTGGACAAGGCACTAAAATGTTATGTAATAAATATGTACTAAATCATTTCCCACTTTTCAGAATTCCATTCAAGGTTTTAGTTCTGTCAGATATGTACATACTCATACATTGTGAGTGATTTATGTATGTTGAATTGCCCTTTTCCCCTTAAAACAACACCCACATGCCTTGCATTTCAGCAGTTAAATTACTTATGATTGGAGTGTACCATACCGACGCTGTAGGTGATATATTGGCTGTCGCCTACCCATTAGGCCTAAGGCACGTATTGATAGTTGACTACATCCCAACCTCTGCTCATACCATAGCAGGAAGATGACAACATTAACAGAAGCATACAAACAGCAGCTCTGGCCAGTGTGAACTGTTCATGGTCAACTTGACTCATCCTGGCCTTGTAGTTTGACACTAAGCCAATGTGACACAAACCCAGTGTGTCTGGCAGGCTTGTATGAATGCTCAGAGCTATGATGTAGTGCCTGTGCCACTCTGGGATCGGACTGATTTTAAAACGTTTCTTTGTGGttaaaagagaggagggggggaggaatcacaaaaatatatattttttccacatCTATTTGTTTATAAACCCTGAGCACATAGGCCTACTTCCTTGGCCCAAATAAGGAACCACTGGATGGGCAACCTGCGGACTACCTACTTTCTTGTCAGTTTCATACAATAAATTCCCAACTCAACACACAGTCCATGCCGCATGGTTCTAGTTATGGTTGATGAATCCCCTCTGTATAGGCTAATGGGAAGAAGGTGGCCATCCTGCCCATGCTCATAATGACTTGAGACAATATCAGGAAGCTGGCCAATCAGCTCCCACTCCAGTCCCAGTGCTCCACCAGGCTCATTTCCAGATCCtgtttggagggatggaggaggggatgcCGTGGTGATAGTCACATGACCATATGCCACTTCAGGTAAAAAAAATTCATGCTGTCTAGGAAATGTTCTCCCTAATCAGGCTTAATCAGGAAAATATGTTTGGCAACAAGGGCCATCTGTATCCTATGTTAAGTTTAAATGTCCTAATTTAGCTCAAATTAATgtctattttatttaactaggcaagtcagtgaagaacaaattcttatttacaatgacagcctaggaacagtgggctaactgccttgttcagatctacacatttttaccttgtcagctctgggattcgatccagcaacctttcggttactggcccaacgctcttaacctctaggctacctaccgtGGCTGTCATTTTCATAGTTTGATGACTGCGAAGGCAAAAGGAGGTGCTGATTAGGCTATTGTCCATCAGGTGGTAAACTTTTCTGCATCCTCACTCAAGTTCAGGGTACAGGCTGGGCATAGCATGTTTTTGGTGCCGATTGTGGCTTTTTAACGGCCAACAGTACGTTGTTTTGTAGGGGATTGACTACAGTACACACATTACTGAGCTGCCACCGGGTGCCACATGCCATTATATGGCCATGCTGCTGTATTGACACAGTAGCTCTGGCAGAGTCATT from Oncorhynchus kisutch isolate 150728-3 linkage group LG5, Okis_V2, whole genome shotgun sequence harbors:
- the LOC116374198 gene encoding membrane-associated guanylate kinase, WW and PDZ domain-containing protein 1-like, whose translation is MSKVIQKKNHWTTKVNECAVLKDARGDLNVQLLGGAENGEFAYIGQVNDGIVVYKNGRLTEGALILEVENLSISGLPLYDVQTVIKNCSGPIRLRTVRQGNKLNKDLKHYLSQRFQKSSPDHELQQTIRDNLYRHAVPSCSGTSEGEESGQPRKENTLQSEKERFRRKGELRVQPVPRVTERSLG